A DNA window from Microcystis aeruginosa NIES-843 contains the following coding sequences:
- a CDS encoding phospholipase effector Tle1 domain-containing protein, whose product MAEQRSVLKFNGIDDHMDLSHGFLDIDQSITITFWAKGENNLATETTLLEAVNRENNRVLHITLPWGDPVKPAIFWDAGNEEGFDRIEKKVKLKDYSDWTHWAFVKNATTGRMLIYRNGIIWHRGNGHNRALTGIEKIILGASVNLSHYWQGCLAELSVWNQARSQEEIQKAMYQSPLVDDLGLVTYLSLNGSAEDQTSYSNHGILYGTTWQLDSLPSKPTSIPKSKTQTSSKARRSAKRITMVNEIFNSLEEEEVIEQDAPSENQEPSREENPESIIIAAEAALASNEIEEISETAISQPDILTYSNQKKRLIICCDGSWEDSASAYPTNVVKFAESIKYIAEDQTPQIVFLSGSGTPEDNEFIKSLGNETFGWGLDRMIQDAYRFLVLNYNPTTEDEIYLLGFSRGAYIVRCLASFIDKCGILKRSKIKEIPLAYQLYRDHTVSSDSAKAQQFRAANAKKIETEKEDFQDRIPVKMLGCWDTVGNFGIPDLTPWFPLAKFYHKKYEFSNTKLSPIIQNAFHAVAIDEKRKNFPYTPIKANPENPEQVVKEVLFVGEHTCLGGGKKEYQGLSDYPLQWMINQAKKLGLEFDSTTSESEEFQIKLDPTIKFDNTVKGLSALGGEQWRYFNTKVVTVHHSVVKRLKAFSDYRPKSLEPFLQALLDDDQQTD is encoded by the coding sequence ATGGCTGAACAACGCTCTGTACTAAAATTTAATGGCATCGATGATCACATGGATCTATCCCACGGATTTCTTGACATCGATCAGAGTATTACCATTACATTTTGGGCAAAAGGGGAAAATAATTTAGCTACAGAAACGACTCTTTTAGAAGCTGTTAATCGGGAAAATAACCGCGTTCTACATATTACCTTGCCTTGGGGCGATCCCGTGAAACCTGCGATTTTTTGGGATGCGGGTAATGAAGAAGGTTTCGATCGAATTGAAAAAAAAGTCAAGCTTAAGGATTATAGCGATTGGACTCATTGGGCCTTTGTCAAAAATGCGACCACAGGCCGAATGTTGATCTATCGTAATGGGATCATTTGGCATCGTGGCAACGGTCATAACCGTGCCTTAACGGGGATTGAAAAAATCATCTTGGGAGCCTCTGTTAATCTCTCTCATTATTGGCAAGGTTGTCTTGCAGAACTTTCTGTTTGGAATCAAGCGCGTAGCCAAGAAGAAATCCAAAAAGCGATGTATCAATCTCCCTTAGTTGATGACCTTGGCTTAGTTACTTATTTATCACTCAATGGCAGTGCCGAGGATCAAACAAGTTATAGCAATCATGGTATTCTTTATGGGACAACCTGGCAACTAGATAGTCTTCCCTCCAAACCGACCTCGATCCCTAAATCAAAAACTCAGACTAGCAGTAAAGCTAGAAGGAGTGCGAAAAGGATAACAATGGTCAACGAAATTTTTAACTCCCTTGAAGAAGAAGAAGTGATTGAACAGGATGCTCCATCCGAAAATCAAGAACCTTCCCGGGAAGAGAATCCAGAATCAATTATAATTGCTGCAGAAGCTGCTCTTGCCAGCAATGAAATTGAGGAGATTAGTGAAACAGCAATTTCTCAACCAGATATCCTCACTTATTCAAACCAGAAAAAACGGTTAATTATTTGTTGTGATGGTTCTTGGGAAGACTCTGCCAGTGCTTACCCCACCAATGTGGTTAAATTCGCCGAATCTATTAAGTATATTGCCGAGGATCAAACCCCCCAAATCGTCTTTTTGTCAGGTTCTGGCACACCCGAAGATAACGAATTTATTAAAAGTTTAGGGAATGAAACTTTTGGCTGGGGCCTTGATCGAATGATTCAAGATGCCTATCGTTTTCTTGTCCTTAACTACAATCCCACAACCGAGGATGAAATTTATTTGTTAGGTTTTAGTCGAGGCGCATATATCGTTCGTTGTTTGGCTAGTTTTATCGATAAATGTGGAATCCTAAAACGCTCTAAGATTAAAGAAATTCCCCTAGCTTATCAACTCTATCGAGACCACACCGTTAGTTCTGATAGTGCCAAAGCTCAACAATTCCGTGCCGCTAATGCTAAAAAAATTGAGACAGAAAAGGAAGATTTTCAAGATCGTATTCCAGTCAAGATGTTAGGTTGTTGGGATACAGTTGGCAATTTTGGTATTCCTGATTTAACTCCTTGGTTTCCCTTGGCTAAGTTTTATCATAAAAAATATGAATTTAGTAACACAAAATTAAGTCCGATTATCCAGAATGCTTTTCATGCTGTGGCCATTGATGAAAAACGTAAAAACTTCCCTTATACTCCGATCAAAGCCAATCCAGAAAATCCCGAACAAGTTGTTAAAGAAGTTTTATTTGTGGGTGAACATACCTGTCTAGGTGGTGGCAAAAAAGAATATCAAGGACTTTCCGATTACCCGTTACAATGGATGATTAATCAAGCCAAAAAATTGGGATTAGAGTTTGACTCAACCACCTCTGAATCTGAGGAATTCCAAATTAAACTAGACCCGACCATCAAGTTCGATAATACTGTTAAAGGATTGTCGGCCTTGGGAGGTGAGCAATGGCGATATTTCAATACAAAAGTTGTCACTGTTCATCACAGTGTGGTAAAACGATTAAAGGCTTTTTCCGATTATCGTCCCAAAAGTCTTGAACCTTTTCTTCAAGCTTTACTTGACGACGATCAACAGACAGATTAA
- a CDS encoding GUN4 domain-containing protein, translating to MTYKKIAIYEQSYQLPVFKNRYLKNFQKIIKERRKLIQEGVRYHYYFGKIIKRKEKITQQEILIETQLLIKDYNLLINGLEIYQDGYYRFLLQLSDNLKILFSQKYQELKILDYERIKLEIKNNNNQNILNQLKLEKQENFRAILLLGKTSFLMLRKTKLLGEGVQKLAEDTQKQKKIVQAIIQELKIYEELNHYQLKSQRVRQEIADLAQNAINFENYLQDYFAPFQLLIEEVIKVDEEFYATVGEIKYLVDNIFPPQPALLETSDSAINSEFLLNFMATGYEKEARLKEAFSSDQFNDYLFNESEWSEQFISLEKTINKLSHHLAEQEACQKDTIPKTPLAIVVSQFTQNNIHKSSTSKNPQTSPNILTQESADIDYNQLQDLLRKQQWQAADRQTTKLLLKILRKTYWNEVYPQDIAQLPCSDLKKIDQLWLHYSHGHFGFSIQQAIFSSLGGLVDYETQKKLGDRLGWRKEGQWLNYEQLNFELEPNSPLGHLPVHWLIFEENLCYPSAEASDNQNSLAFWRVGNWLLWQLHLVLSKIQACGIIPLSDF from the coding sequence ATGACCTATAAAAAAATTGCCATTTATGAGCAAAGCTATCAACTTCCTGTTTTTAAAAATAGATACTTAAAAAATTTTCAGAAAATCATCAAGGAACGTCGGAAATTAATTCAAGAAGGAGTTCGCTACCATTACTATTTTGGTAAGATTATTAAACGAAAAGAAAAAATTACTCAACAAGAAATCTTGATCGAGACTCAGTTATTAATTAAAGACTATAATTTATTAATTAATGGACTAGAAATCTATCAAGACGGATATTATCGTTTTTTACTCCAACTCAGTGACAATCTCAAAATTTTATTTTCCCAAAAATATCAAGAATTGAAAATCTTAGACTACGAGAGAATAAAGTTAGAAATTAAAAATAATAATAATCAAAATATTCTCAATCAACTCAAGCTAGAAAAACAGGAAAATTTTCGGGCAATTTTGCTACTGGGAAAAACATCTTTTTTGATGTTGAGAAAAACTAAATTACTAGGGGAAGGAGTTCAGAAATTAGCCGAGGATACTCAAAAGCAGAAAAAAATTGTGCAAGCAATTATTCAAGAACTCAAAATTTATGAGGAATTAAATCATTATCAACTCAAATCTCAACGAGTTCGCCAAGAAATTGCGGATCTTGCCCAAAATGCGATTAATTTTGAAAACTACTTACAGGACTATTTTGCTCCTTTTCAATTATTAATAGAAGAAGTGATTAAGGTGGATGAAGAATTTTATGCAACAGTTGGAGAAATTAAGTATTTGGTAGATAATATTTTTCCGCCTCAGCCTGCTCTCTTAGAAACGTCAGATTCAGCCATAAATTCTGAGTTTTTGCTAAATTTTATGGCGACTGGTTACGAGAAAGAAGCAAGGTTAAAAGAGGCTTTTTCCTCGGATCAATTTAATGATTACTTATTCAATGAAAGTGAATGGTCAGAACAATTTATTTCCCTAGAAAAAACCATCAATAAATTATCTCATCATTTAGCAGAACAAGAGGCTTGTCAAAAAGACACTATCCCCAAAACTCCCCTAGCAATAGTTGTCTCTCAATTCACTCAAAACAATATTCACAAATCTTCTACTTCTAAAAATCCCCAGACTTCCCCAAATATCTTAACTCAAGAATCGGCTGATATTGATTATAATCAATTACAAGATTTGCTAAGAAAGCAACAGTGGCAAGCGGCCGATCGCCAAACAACCAAGCTACTATTGAAAATCTTGCGTAAGACCTACTGGAATGAGGTTTATCCTCAAGATATTGCTCAATTACCTTGTTCGGATCTGAAAAAAATTGATCAACTTTGGCTTCATTATAGTCATGGTCATTTCGGTTTTAGTATTCAGCAAGCCATTTTCTCTAGTCTCGGTGGTTTAGTGGATTATGAAACCCAAAAGAAACTTGGCGATCGCCTAGGTTGGCGGAAGGAAGGTCAATGGCTCAATTATGAGCAACTAAACTTTGAATTAGAGCCGAATTCTCCCCTCGGTCATTTACCCGTTCATTGGTTGATTTTTGAAGAAAATCTTTGTTACCCATCTGCGGAAGCTTCTGACAATCAAAACTCCCTGGCTTTCTGGAGAGTTGGCAATTGGTTATTGTGGCAACTTCACCTCGTTTTAAGCAAAATTCAAGCCTGTGGAATTATTCCTCTGTCTGACTTTTAA
- a CDS encoding helix-turn-helix domain-containing protein: protein MPKKAYLAEHLSSEELKDRYRRSQDSVETRRWHLLWKISLGWTIKNAAVAVGLDYQYSFRILKRYNELGEEGVKNLKKKSGEHRRGKEPLLKEEQLQKLKEELKKRPADGGIWTGPKVARWIEKETGREKVWNQRGWDYLKKVQIFLSKTETKT from the coding sequence ATGCCCAAGAAAGCTTACTTAGCCGAACATCTAAGTTCAGAGGAACTGAAAGATAGATACAGAAGAAGTCAAGACTCAGTAGAAACAAGAAGATGGCACTTATTGTGGAAAATATCGTTAGGATGGACAATCAAAAATGCTGCAGTAGCTGTAGGATTAGATTATCAATATAGTTTTAGAATTCTCAAAAGATATAATGAATTAGGGGAAGAAGGAGTTAAAAATCTCAAGAAAAAAAGTGGGGAACATCGGAGAGGAAAAGAACCTTTATTGAAGGAAGAACAATTGCAAAAATTAAAAGAAGAACTGAAAAAACGTCCTGCCGATGGAGGAATCTGGACAGGTCCGAAGGTGGCTAGATGGATAGAAAAGGAAACGGGACGAGAAAAAGTTTGGAATCAAAGGGGATGGGATTACTTAAAAAAAGTGCAGATATTCTTGTCAAAAACCGAGACCAAAACATAA
- a CDS encoding RNA-guided endonuclease InsQ/TnpB family protein: protein MEKAYSFRFYPTPTQESLLRRTLGCVRLVYNKALHERTQAWYEKQERVGYAQTSSMLTEWKKQEELDFLNEVSCVPLQQGLRHLQTAFTNFFAGRTKYPNFKKKHQGGSAEFTKSAFKFKDKQIYLAKCTEPLPIRWSRQIPESCEPSTVTVRLHPSGRWHISIRFDDPTIQPLPPTDKAIGIDLGISSLVITSDGDKVSNPKHFKKHYRRLRKAQKSLSRKQKGSKNREKARIKVARIHAQITDSRKDHLHKLTTQLVRENQTIVVENLAVKNMVKNPKLSQAISDVSWGEITRQLAYKCRWYGRNYIEIDRWFPSSKRCSNCGYIAEKMPLNVREWDCPDCGTHHDRDINASKNILAAGLAVSVCRATIRPEQSKSVKAGAKNPSGPQAET, encoded by the coding sequence ATGGAAAAAGCCTATTCGTTTCGATTTTACCCCACACCAACACAAGAGTCGCTATTGCGGCGCACTTTGGGCTGTGTAAGATTAGTTTACAACAAAGCTCTCCACGAACGAACACAAGCTTGGTACGAAAAGCAAGAAAGAGTAGGCTACGCTCAAACTTCTTCAATGTTGACTGAGTGGAAAAAACAAGAAGAATTAGACTTTTTAAACGAAGTAAGCTGTGTACCTTTACAACAAGGGTTAAGACACCTACAAACAGCTTTTACTAATTTCTTTGCTGGTCGTACTAAGTATCCTAACTTTAAGAAAAAACATCAAGGAGGAAGTGCCGAATTTACCAAATCTGCTTTTAAATTCAAAGACAAACAAATCTATTTAGCTAAATGCACAGAACCCTTACCTATTCGATGGTCAAGACAAATACCAGAAAGCTGTGAACCAAGCACAGTAACAGTCAGATTACATCCTTCTGGACGTTGGCATATTTCAATAAGATTTGATGACCCAACAATCCAGCCATTACCCCCAACCGATAAAGCCATCGGAATTGACTTAGGAATTAGTAGCCTCGTGATTACCAGCGATGGAGACAAGGTATCTAATCCTAAGCATTTTAAGAAACATTATCGGAGACTGCGAAAGGCCCAAAAAAGTCTTTCTCGAAAACAGAAAGGCTCAAAAAATCGGGAAAAAGCGAGAATCAAAGTAGCAAGGATTCACGCTCAAATTACTGATAGTAGAAAAGACCATTTACATAAGCTAACCACTCAATTAGTTCGTGAAAACCAAACGATTGTGGTTGAGAATTTAGCCGTCAAGAATATGGTCAAAAACCCGAAATTATCTCAGGCAATATCTGATGTAAGCTGGGGAGAAATCACTCGACAATTAGCCTATAAATGCCGTTGGTATGGGAGAAACTACATCGAAATAGATAGATGGTTTCCTAGCTCTAAAAGGTGTAGTAATTGCGGGTATATTGCTGAGAAAATGCCGTTAAATGTTCGAGAATGGGACTGTCCAGACTGTGGGACACACCATGACCGAGATATTAACGCGAGTAAAAATATTTTGGCCGCAGGGCTTGCGGTGTCAGTCTGTAGAGCGACCATAAGACCAGAACAGAGTAAATCTGTTAAGGCAGGTGCGAAAAATCCTTCGGGACCCCAAGCAGAAACCTAA
- a CDS encoding SIMPL domain-containing protein — protein MKDSSIFRRFPQLFAGLSVLSIALVLSSWIAARSLLAVKRASDVFVVTGSAKRAITSDYILWRLSVSSQQPTAREAYRDLIRQTERIRAYLKEKQVPDDAITTNAIETMAIPEVTANGQETGQILAYRLSQRFEIRAGDVARYTELSRQVTELIEEGISLVSEPPQYLYTQLDKLRVEMVAAATKDARARAEAIASSTGSRVGRVRDAKTGVFQITSRNSTDVSDSGIYDTSSIDKDITAVVSVTFGIE, from the coding sequence ATGAAAGACAGTTCTATATTCCGACGTTTCCCGCAGCTATTTGCGGGTTTGTCGGTGCTATCGATCGCTCTCGTCTTGAGTTCCTGGATAGCGGCGCGCTCCCTCTTAGCGGTGAAACGGGCCAGCGATGTTTTTGTCGTGACTGGTTCGGCAAAAAGGGCGATTACATCCGATTATATTCTCTGGCGTTTATCGGTTTCCAGTCAACAACCCACCGCCCGCGAAGCCTATCGCGATCTGATCCGGCAAACCGAGCGGATACGAGCTTATCTCAAAGAAAAACAAGTTCCCGACGACGCAATCACCACCAACGCGATCGAGACGATGGCGATTCCCGAAGTAACAGCTAACGGCCAGGAAACTGGGCAAATTCTTGCCTATCGCCTCAGCCAACGCTTCGAGATCCGAGCGGGGGATGTGGCCCGTTACACGGAACTTTCTAGGCAGGTAACGGAATTGATCGAGGAGGGAATTAGCCTCGTCTCTGAACCCCCCCAATACCTTTACACCCAACTCGATAAGCTGCGGGTGGAAATGGTGGCGGCAGCGACCAAGGATGCGAGAGCCAGAGCCGAAGCGATCGCCAGTAGTACTGGCAGTCGGGTGGGAAGGGTGCGCGATGCGAAAACGGGAGTTTTTCAGATCACCTCGCGCAATTCCACCGACGTGAGCGATTCGGGAATTTACGACACTTCCTCGATCGACAAAGATATTACTGCGGTCGTTTCGGTGACGTTCGGGATCGAGTGA